A segment of the Suncus etruscus isolate mSunEtr1 chromosome 19, mSunEtr1.pri.cur, whole genome shotgun sequence genome:
TCCTCTGTCATCTGGGAAAGGGTGTGGTGAATATAATTATACACTAAGCACTTGATCACTGGTTGAATTTTAGCTTCATCATTCAtcagaaatgaagagaaatagacagattTCTTTTTCAAGAGACTAAGTAACTTCTTTTCAAGGAAGTTTGATTTTTCCCTGCCTCATTAAAAGATTATTTAGttgtgtaaaaataaatttttgcattGGCTAAGGACAGATGTAAAGTCCAATTTCAAATTCATATCCTCTCAgcaagctttttgttgttgttgttgttgttgttgttgtttttgggccacactcggtgatgctcaggagttactcctgactatgtgctggaaaattactcctggcttggggaccacatgggaagccaaggatcaaacctaggtccttcctgggtcaatcatgtgcaaggcaaacttcctattgctgtgttattgctctggccctcagcaagctttttaaaataaagtttatttattgattgattccttgattgattggtttctgggccacacacattggagctcctggctctgcactcagaaatagtccctggcaggctgggggcccgtatgggatgctgggttttaaaccaggtccctcccgggtcgactggatgcaaggcagatgccctaccactgtgctatctctccagccccatctcagcAAGTATTAGTTAAGCACCTACTGTGTTTCAGACCGTAAGAGtatgtggtttttgtttcttcaatggGGTCTGGACCCAATTCCAAACTGAGTATGCATGAAACTTTCTGATGCCATAAGCAGATCTAACATCAGCAAGGTGTTGCAGAGAGCATATCACTTTGGATGACTTGGAGATCATTTTTGTTTCAGAGGTTAAGAACTCTATTTCCCAAGACTGAACTCTACTTGAGACACAGTTGGTGCCATTTAGAAGCCCAGACTGTTACCTGTGTTTCTGACTAACACATGTAAATGAGACATGTACATTTACAACAAATGTAAATAAGGGCATCCTCTTCAGGTTTGAGTAAGCTGCTAGAGCAGTCTCAGAAGTCAAAGAACCCATTTACTCACTAGATTACTAATTTATTGCAGAAGGATATAACTCAGGAAGAGCAAACTAGAAGACAAACATGAGGCAAGGGACAGGGGAAGGACATGGAGCTAATTTTGCTCTCCAGACCTACTTGCCTCTCTCTCAAGGTTACTTCTACAAATGCTCTCTGACTCTGTACTATTGTGCTTCTGAGGGGAGTTCATTACATTGACATAAATGATAAGCTCATTATGAGTCAGTGTGATGGGTGAATCTTCTATTCCTCTTCTTACCCAGAAGTCTGGAAAGGTAGGACTGGCCACCAACTCCCATTCTTAAACACTGTAAAAAGTCACCTTATTAACATAACAAGAGACACCTTTGTCTTCTACTATGGATGAACGTCAAATATGCATGAGAAATGTATTTGGGTCATTTGAATtgtcaaataaaatgtattgtgCCCCTGGCATTGTACTTCTGGTCCCAACAGAAAGGCAAGATAAGTAGATATTAGGGCAAGTACTGTGAGCCGTCAAGATTAAGCACTGAGAAGAGGCCATAATACGATACCTAAGTAAATACAATTACTTAGTATTGATTGGTGTGAGGGAAGGAGGGTTGAGATGGGCATGAAATATATGTGTCTAAGCAGGATGCAGAGGGTTGAAAATGATAACACCCATAGAGATTTTTCCAGGCAGGGAGGAAGTGGATGATGTTATGTCAATTCATTTTATACATCAAATGTATTTGTTTGTGGGCCTCAGTCTCCTCATCTGTAGAGCAGAAAATAGGGCAATGCATACCTCAGAGGGCTATTGTGAGAATTACATgaatagaaacaaaacatttaGAACTATTCCTGTTAAAATCCAACCaatcttgaggccagagagatagcacagtggcagggtgttcgccttgcatgctacagatggtggttctaatcccagcaccccattggtcccttgtgcctgccaggagcaatttctgagtgcagaaccaggagaaacctctgagcactgcaggatgtgacccataaaccaaaaaaaaaaaaaaaaaacaaaaacaaaaacaaaaataccctaaCCAATCTTGactattattttgcttttatttgctcTTGGTTTTGATGATTGTAATTTTATTGTGCTTGCCAGGCACTATGCTGGATTCTGGGAGGCAAACTGGTTTTACTAATCTAGACCCTAGACACATTTCCAGAATGAAGGACATGACTTACATTCAGGCAGTCTGTGCTTATTAGGCATTATTTTCAGTACAtcacacttttttgggggagcaGACTTTTAACTTTTAAAGGGCTATAATGCTTTCTTTGTTTGCAAAATCCCCAGGTTTAATGCCCAGCATCACATGGACCCCTCAGTAGCACCAATCACTGACAGATgtagcagaaaaaagaaaaataacattaataaaaaaatgcaaataaaatatttggaaactgTTCATCATTTAGAATACTATAAATTAgattatatttttagataaaaaatttataaaagggaccagagtgatagcacactggatagagcttttgtcttgcacgcagagaccagcattcaatccctggcatcccatatattcccttgagcctgccaggagtaatctgaacacagagctaagagtgactcttgagtgcCTCTGGCTctcaaataaaacacaaattaaacaaaaaaattgtgacaAAATGCACATAACATAAAATTGACCTCAAGCTTCTTTTAAGTGTCTAGTTCATTTGTTCTAAGTGCTTTATATTATTATGCAACCAAGCTCCATAAATTTTTTGtcttgaaatttgaaattatatCTATTGAACAGAACCTTCCATTCTCCTCATCCCCACAGGACCTAGAATCCCTGATTCtaatttctgtctgtctctgtctttcagTATCTGACACATACCTACTCTAAGAAATTTATGCAAATATAATTATGCTGTATTTATTGTCTGGTGACTCCATCTCTTAGCAAATGTCCTCAAGTTTCATCCATATTGCAACATGGGTCAGAATTTCCTTCCGTTAAAAGGGTGAACCATACTCCTTTGTATGTTtatatctcatttgtttatccAGTCATGAGTGAACTGACACTTGGGCTATGTCCATATTTTGACTTGTTAATTATGCTATGATATTGGTGTACTAATATCTGACATCTGAGTCCCTGCTTCCAATTAAATTGAATATATGTCTAGAAATAGATGTGTTGGATCATATGGTAATTCCTTTGTAAAATTTTAGGGAACCATCAATTTTGTTCTCAATAATTGGTGCATTATTACATTGCTACTAGCAGTGTACAAAGATCTCATTcttctaaacatttttatattctttttatttacattagACATTCTAGGGGTATGATTAATGATTTGGACCTCCCTGTACTATTATCGACAATTTGTATGTCTTAGGAGATATGACTCAAGCCCTTTGCTCACTTTTACAataatgttgtttttgttgagttgtAGTTCTTGAAATATTCTAGATATTATTATACCCTTGCCAAAATATGAATTCTTATTACATTGGCTTGGGATAGACTCTAATTTTAATCTCCACATCATATCTGAGGCAACTAAAGCATTGAAAGGGCTAGGACCCAAGGTCACCTAagtatatagttaatatatatcTAATTCCCATCTACATCCTCTAGGTGGCAATAATGTATTTGAACACTTGAGTAATGGCAGGAAAGGGGCATTTTCGAGGAGAGCCATGTTCTTGTCAGAACTTATCTACAGTGTGCTATGGAACCTGGCCTTCTGGCATTGGGTCTGGACTTTTATATATCTCTCCTCGGAGACTTAAGGTAGTTTTTATATCCATTTCCTGACAAATATGTGATCTTCTAGTAGTTTGTATGGAAAATGTTTTATAGCTGGGGAGCACACCCATAATTATTAGAGTTAGAAACTAGTGCATCTGTGTAACATGATGGTGGGGATAGGAAAAAATTTCTCCTTCTGAAACCCCAAGAGAATTTGGCAGATCCCCTATCCTCTTGGGTATGACTTATTTCTAGATTCTTCAGGAAAAACCTCCTGCATCCACAGAGATATATGCTTTCCTGTTAAGGCCAGGCCAGGGCTCACGAGTCAGGCAACATAATCATCCCAAAGATGGTTGAGGAGctcctataatatataatatatataatatataatattatatatagttatatataatataactattattattaacTATTAATCCATGTTATATATGCACATAACAAAGTGCACAAAATTAGCAATAGTGATAGTGAAGATAGTGATAGTGAAAGTCCTGGTtgagtaaaaataagttaattccAGGAACCTCACAAAGAAGTCCTTACTACACCTCTTTTCCCGGTTTCCTCCTTCTGATCTGTACCGCCTGAAATACACCTTCCTCATTTGACATTACTTTCCTCACTCATCAGAGTTTTTCATTCTGCATAATTATTGCTCCATTCACATGGTTGGGAAACCAAAGTCTGTAGCAACCTCAGGAGAGACTCACTGTCTCTGAATGGCCAAATGCACCAAGGTACTAAACAAGCCCAGTTCCTATAAAAGAGAGCTGCCTCTCAGCCTGGCATACTCTGTCAACTCTGCTTCAAGGTGAATTGGTAAGTGGTATTGACTGGGCCTGCCTGTCatcttggtttttcttttgggagggctGGTGAATAAAGTAGCCTTGTTAAGGCAAGAAAACATTGAGAGAAGTCTAGACAAAGATCCAGGATATCCACAAGAGCAAAGCACAAATGGGATAACAAAGAAATTGGATTTTTGGAAAGGTTAGGCTGATGGCACTTTTGTTTCTCAAGCTGGACCCTTCTTGGGCTGGAAGTGAGGGTGATTGCAGTGAATTGctcatgtaatatatattaattccTTCCATCAGAATAAGTCATCTACTGGATTTAGTTATTTGCACAGCAGAAACAAGAATTCAAAGTCTGAGATTTATAATGCCCAACTAATCCTTTCTTTGTTGTAGGATGAGGTGCCCTCTTCAACCCTAAGTCCCAACTTGCTTTTTTAGTTCcaggcagaaaaaaataatttgaaaccaTGCCCACCGAACTGGAGAATGCCCTGAATGGCCTCATTGAAGTCTTCCACAAGTATTCCCAAATGAAAGGGAATAACCATGCTGTTGGCATGACTGAATTCAGGACTTTGATAGATACGGAGTGTCCTCAGTATACCAGGGTAAGGAGAACTGAAGGTGGCTGGGATTCTCTACCTGCCTAAGATGGTGTCCTGGGCCACTTGTGATCAACTATCCTGTTTAGACAGTTATGTCCTAGTCTGAATGATTTCCCCTTCTTCTTTACAGATCAAGGACAGCAATACCTGGTTCAGAGAATTGGATATCAACAGTGATGGTGCCGTGAGCTTCGAGGAGTACCTCATACTGCTGATAAAGATTGGTGTGATTGCCCACAAACAATCCCACAATGAATAACAGAATTACTGTGTTTTGGGGCTTGGCCTTCAAACATGTCTctgtacaataaaaaaataattgataccATAATTCTCTCttgatctctttttttcttgcaaaatGAGGTTTCTGGGAGAGGGTGAGGAAatcaggaggaaaaaaagagactTCTCTTGTTATTTACTCTCATCTCTTGGGAACCAGCAATGCTTCCTATTTACTTGTTTTCTTCCCAAATTCAACTATTCCTAAATCTATTTGGTTATACAATCCTCAATGATTTTAGGATTTAAGGATTCTAAAATGTCTGGGTTACCAAAGCTGATCGTTTTCCTACTTGTTCTCAAATGGGTGATATGGGGAATGGTGGTGTGAGGAATAATATATTCTAAGCTAAATGTTAGTattcagaaaaatgtttttgatatGACTTGAGGAATTAGGGACTACATAGAGGATATAATGAGAGGTGGCACTATCAGGACATAATGAGGTAGTTCTGATGGATATCTTCACTGGTTCCATGTTTATTTTGTCCTTAGAGAATGTGAAAGTTTTCTCTTTCCCCACTCCCAACTTTACAAATAAGTTAAATTAGGGATGGTAgtccaatatataaataaaactcagTGTACAAAGTATGAGACAATTAATGCCTAATCAGGTCTCAGTTTAGGAGTGGGCTCTGATGAGAAGTTGTCATTTATCTTGTGAACTTCCCATTTTTTAAGTTGCTTTATTTCAtaggtttgattttcttttttttgggtggggggagggagtcacacctggcagtgctcagggctactcctgactctacactcaaaaattgccccggcaggctcaggggaccatatgggatgccaggattcgaaccaccatccttctgcatacaagccaaacaccttacctccatgctatctctcaggcccaggaTTGATTTTCTTTGCTGTGCCCTGAGAGATCACCCATTACCCCACTGGAGTGATGTGTCATGGCAATTAGTGATGGAAAAGTGGCAAGGAGTAGCACTGAAGTCTCTCAGCCATAGTCTTAACTACTTATGTGCCTTTAAAGTGTAATTGATATTGAATACATTGTTTTAAGTGTAGATAAAATCAACTTTCCTTAACTTCCATCAGACTCTCAGAAgtagctaaaaacaaacaaacaaaaacaaaaccaaatttaagGATACTTGTACTTAGTTGCAGGATTTTAGTAATAATGAGACTAGAGTGGTAGCatggtggtaggacatttgccttgcatgtggctggaccAGGACAGACACGTTggattccccaacatcccatatggtcccccaagacagccatgaactatttctgagtgtagagtcaagagtaacccctgagcactgaagcactgtgccccccccccaaaaaaaaatgggcaAAGGTTTTCTGTTACTGACACCTCTCTCTGTGATGGCTGGGCTCTGTGGAGATGGAGCGTTTGAAGGTATATATCTATTTCTGTTTTGTTGCCTGTATCTTTATATAAATCTCCCATTTACCATAGTAAATGGAAGGATGGATTGCATTCCTTCTGCATGTATGAAACCTCAAGATTATGCATAACAGCAGAAATTTTTTAACCCTCTCTAGGATGATAACACACCTTCACCCCAGGGCATAGACTCAAGAGGAATTTAGCTCTGTTACAGAGGTGATGTGGAAGAGAATGGTCCCTGGGGAATTAAAAAATGGGCTGGCTTTATTCCTAAGAAGAGAAGGAATATTACCCTGGGATAAAAAGCATTCTCTGGGAGAAAAGCCTTCTTTGTACCACCccaaaattattcaaattaataAGCTTCCAGTgctaaaattattcaaagaaggTCATTGGAACTTTATTATAGTTGatttttatcatattaaaaagaaaataagcagggaccagagagatagcatggaggtaaggcatttgcctttcatgccgaaggtcattggttcgaattccagcatcccatatggtccccccaacctgccaggattgatttctgagcgtagagccaggagtaacccttgagcgctgccggttgtgagccaaaaaccaaaaaccaaaaaagaaaaaaaaagcagtaaaagGTAATGGTAGTCAGTGGGGTGTTGTGGCTTGGGTGTAGATCAAGACTGGCAAAGTTTGAACAAGCTCCTATGGGACATTACATTAAAGTCCTGGCAGCTTCACTAATTCAACAGTTAAACAACCCCTGGAACCTTATTTGAACACTGGGACTAGTTCTTACTACATGAATTTTTTTGGGAAGCCATGTTTTTCAGGTTGAGATGTGGTTAAGCTCATTGCAGGAAAACCATCAGTCTCAGTCTCCATCTgggttccagattttttttttgtctttatcacTTCCAAAGAAGATAGtaaagttgttttatttaaaaaatataagagagacttgagagagagagagtgagagagagagagagagagaagagaagagagagaatttaTGTACTCAAACTTGGGATAGGTGCCTCCAGGTAGGATTCAAGGACTTGATTTTATAAAGCTGAATGTGTACGTTTTATTGCTCTAAAGGCTGAGGGTTAATGCTATGGGGTTGAATGGAGAAAGATATTTTGTCTGAAGTTTTCCTCGTTGGTCTCAGTCTTACCCGGGTACCATCCCACCCAAAGGTCTGGTTTTCATCATAAGCTAGCTAACAGCAGGATGCTCCTTGTTTCAGTATCTTGTTAGATGGGTACTTTATTTGTTctggactttttatttttttgattttggggccatactcggtgatgctcaggggctattcctgtctatgtgctcaaaaattactcctggcttgggggaatcatatgggatgccaagggattgaactgaggtctgttctgggtcagcagcatgcaaggtaaatgtcctaccaatGCTCCAGCCCTCATTCTGGACACtccatttttattagttttcttgtttctttcttttttgggggggggcacacccatttgatgctcaggggttactcctggctaagcgctcagaaattgcccctggcttggggggaaccatatgggacgccaggggatcgaaccgaggtctcgatctttccttggctagtgcttacaaggcagacaccttacctctagcgccaccttgccggccccagttTTCTTGTTTCTAATGACACCCTGACCTTCAGTACTTCACTACTAACAAGTCCCTTGATCTAACTCAGGTCTAACTAACTGATATTTTAATAACTAGTCAATTAATAATGATGTTAGACTGAATGACAGGTAGATAATCATTAAGGTTGGAAATAGAGAAGGAATGGACAAGACTTGTCATCTAACATGGAGATGGACTTCTGCAGAGGAAATGGAAAATGCAGAAGCAAAATTACTGCATGCTCAGTTTTGTTGAAGCATAGTTTTAATTATCTTTCAAAACAAGTACTTTAACATAAGTCTGCAGCTAGGGATCCATGCTGTGTTAAAGAAATGGGACTGTAGAATTCTATGAGACATTGGGGGTACTTTCCTCCTATATTTTAGAGGTGATTTTCTGCCCAAAATTTGGTCCAGGTCAAAAATGAAAGATTTGGGACTTCATTTAACTGCCTCCTAAAGCCTCACCCACTATTTACGAGTGTAATAAGAGAAATGCAATGAGAAAACAGCCTGAATCTATTTCTTATTAGTTTCATTGATGGCAGCTCAGTGTTCAGATGTATCTCTGTGTATGTATGAGTGCAGGTGAAGAGATAAATATACTTCAATGCCTTTGAttcttaaaaatgttcttttggaCTTACTGCAAAAACTCCTACATCCCTTAGGTTTTCCCTCCAGTGAGTTTATTATCTCTGAGCCTGCAAGAGAGGAAGAATCATAAGGAAGATGGCCCTGTTGAAAACTCACCCTGAAGGAATGAAGTTTTTGACCATAGGAGGAGTTGCACTGAATGACCCTAGAAATTGGCAGTTGCTACCCAAGTTAATGGTTAATTTGATGAGATGTTCCAGGGGCCAATGGCAGAGGTAGAAGTGGGGAACACAGTTCTTTAGGAGATCCATGGACATAGCAAACCAAAAGTTATAATTTACTACCAAATCTTTACCATTTACAGAAACTACTAGAATGAGTCAGAAGGGCTTATAGCTTAGAACAAGGTGATTTGGTTTCCTCCTTCTCTAGGTTGAGTGAGAAGTTGAGAAACTGAGTAGTTTAGCAGGAAGTCTCATGCAACATTTGAACCCACAAAGACCTGGTTTACCAACTGAGGTAGATCC
Coding sequences within it:
- the S100A8 gene encoding protein S100-A8, translating into MPTELENALNGLIEVFHKYSQMKGNNHAVGMTEFRTLIDTECPQYTRIKDSNTWFRELDINSDGAVSFEEYLILLIKIGVIAHKQSHNE